A section of the Salmo salar chromosome ssa05, Ssal_v3.1, whole genome shotgun sequence genome encodes:
- the sox4 gene encoding transcription factor SOX-4 produces MVQKTSNVESSEAVFAGESSDSGAMDLDMASSPSPGSTASSAGDGKLNPAWCKTPTGHIKRPMNAFMVWSQIERRKIMEQSPDMHNAEISKRLGKRWKLLKDCDKIPFIREAERLRLKHMADYPDYKYRPRKKVKSSSSKPGEKEGKISGSNCNTSMKPSSKKSGSKSSSKPHKIVFGNSTKTPSFPEQVIGTDHHSLYKSKSVSAAKQIPDKKKRMYVFGGSSLSHSVSPSSAAVPASPTLSSSADSSELLSLYEDATASSREGGESPSSASEDYTSMRASSPTPSASHSSSSSQSSSSDEEFEDDLLDINPSPGFDSMSLGSFGTSVLDRDLDFNFESGSGSHFEFPDYCTPEVSEMISGDWLESTISNLVFTY; encoded by the coding sequence ATGGTACAGAAGACAAGTAATGTGGAGAGCTCCGAGGCTGTGTTCGCGGGAGAGTCGTCGGATTCTGGAGCTATGGACCTGGACATGGCTTCCTCCCCGAGCCCCGGCTCCACGGCTTCTTCCGCGGGGGACGGCAAACTGAACCCCGCCTGGTGCAAAACACCCACCGGTCACATCAAGAGGCCGATGAACGCTTTCATGGTGTGGTCACAGATTGAAAGACGTAAAATTATGGAGCAGTCGCCGGACATGCACAACGCGGAAATATCCAAGAGACTGGGCAAGCGCTGGAAGCTGCTGAAAGACTGCGACAAGATCCCCTTCATACGAGAGGCGGAGCGGCTCAGACTCAAGCACATGGCGGACTACCCAGACTACAAGTACCGGCCCAGAAAGAAGGTCAAGTCCAGTAGCTCCAAACCGGGTGAGAAGGAGGGAAAGATCAGCGGTAGCAACTGTAACACCAGCATGAAACCATCTTCTAAAAAGAGTGGCTCAAAATCATCCAGCAAACCTCATAAAATAGTTTTTGGGAACAGCACCAAAACACCATCATTCCCAGAACAAGTAATCGGCACAGATCACCATTCTCTTTACAAATCCAAGTCTGTTTCTGCTGCCAAACAAATACCTGACAAGAAGAAGCGTATGTATGTGTTCGGGGGCAGCAGCCTGAGCCACAGTGTGAGCCCGTCTTCAGCAGCGGTGCCCGCCAGTCCCACGCTCAGCAGCTCGGCGGATTCCAGCGAACTACTCAGCCTGTACGAGGACGCCACAGCCAGCAGCAGGGAGGGCGGCGAGTCTCCCTCCAGCGCCTCGGAAGACTATACAAGCATGCGGGCGTCCTCCCCTACTCCCTCCGCTTCtcactcctcgtcctcctcccaatcctcttcatCAGATGAGGAGTTTGAGGATGATCTACTGGACATTAACCCTAGCCCTGGTTTTGATAGCATGTCGCTGGGAAGCTTTGGGACCTCGGTTTTGGACAGAGACTTGGATTTTAATTTCGAGTCGGGCTCCGGTTCTCACTTTGAGTTTCCCGACTACTGCACCCCAGAGGTGAGCGAGATGATTTCAGGAGACTGGCTAGAGTCGACCATTTCTAATTTGGTGTTCACGTATTGA